A region of the Trueperaceae bacterium genome:
ACGAATTCCCGAGCTTTTGTCATCATTGGACCAAGAAGATGTCCTATTTTTTGTTTCTGACCACGGCAATGACCCCACTTGGCCAGGAAGCGATCACACCCGGGAATACGGGCTTCTCCTGGCTTACGGCCCAACAATTAAGCCCATTAATTTGGGTACCCGAAAGAGCTTTGCGGATCTAGGTGCCACGATAGCCGATATCCTGAAAGTTGATTGGCGTGGTATAGGAAATAGTTTTCACCACCTCGTTCAACTACAACAATAAACAAACTGGCCAAGCGAGATATTAGGCCTCTCGCCTGGTTAGACAACAACTATTATTAACGTGTAAGAACTTAAATTAGGCCAGAACTAAATACTTTCGACAAGCTCGATCAGAGCCTCTTGCGTATTGTCCCCTCGTCGACTAGCTAATCGATATATCCGAGTATATCCCCCACTCCGTTTAGAATACCGAGGAGCAATTTCGTCTACAAGCGACCGAAGAATCTTCCTGTCATGAATTTCGCGAGCCACGAGTCTGCGGGAATGTAAATCACCCTTACGAGCAGTTGTAATCAATTTCTCGACAAACGGCTGCAAATTCTTCGCCTTGGCAAGAGTAGTCTTAATTCTACCGTGCCGGAACAAAGCCGTAGCCTGAGCTCGCACCAAAGCAATACGGTGACTACTATTCCGATTAAGTTTTCTCCCACGCGAAAGATGTCTCATCAACTACTCCTTCAATTTTAGGCCCCGGCCATTTAACCGTTCCTTGATTTCGTCTAAAGATTTCTCGCCTACCCCTCCAACTTTCTTGAGGTCGCGCTCCGAAAGAGCCAAAAGCGCATTTACCGAGTCAATTCCTTCTTCCTGTAGAGAATGCAGAACCCGACTAGACAAGTCGAGATTATCTAGATTCATCTCAGTATCTGCAACGACTTCAGCTTCCTCCTCATGAATCCGGGCAGGAATGGTAATGGCCGAAACATTTTCATCCGCAGCATCTTCTGGATCATCGCTAAACACATTAAGTTGGCTACGTAGAATTTCTACAGCNTGGTCAAGAGCAGATCGTGGTTCTAAGCTACCATCTGTCCACACTTGTAGAACCAGGCGATCGAGATCTGTCCTTTGCCCAACCCTAGTATCTTCGAGTCTATAAGCGACTCTCCTTACTGGCGTAAACACTGCATCAACTGGAATGGAATTAATTCGCTCTTTGGTTGCATGAACATCAGCCGGAACGTAACCAACGCCAGGCTCTACCCGCACTTCCATTACTAATTGTCCTTCCTTCGTTAAAGTAGCAATGTGCAGTTCAGGATTTATTATTTCAGCAGAGGCTGGGACATCAAATTTGGCAGCGGTAACCTCACCTGCCTTCTCCACACGAAGGGTGAGAGTAACAGGCTCACCATCGTGCAACTTAACCACCATTTCCTTGAGGTTAAGTATTATTTGCATTACATCTTCTTTTACTCCTTCGATGGTCGAGAATTCATGGAGGACATCTTCGATATAAACACTCGTGACGGCGGTACCTGGGATCGCGGAAAGCATTATGCGCCGTAACGGGTTACCAAGAGTTACCCCAAACCCCCTAGCCAGCGGTTCAACAATAAACTCTCCGTAACTCTCGGTAACGTCAGCTTGAAATTCTGGGATTATTTGCAGTTGATCCATAGTCTCCTGGCCTAGCGTGAATAAAACTCGATTACCTGTAATTCGTTTACAGGTAACATTAGATCCTCTCGAGGAGGACGATTTAAGAAGCGGCCTTTTAGTTGTTCACTATCAAATTCTAGCCAAGGACTGATCTTCCCACGACTCCGCTCTTCGACATTGCCCTTAATGTGGGAATTGCTCCTACTTTTAGGGCGAACATCAATTTCGTCTCCTGGCTCCACTCGATATGAAGGTATATTAACGTTCTTTCCATTAACCCGCACGTGACCGTGACTAACGAACTGCCTAGCCTGTCGACGAGTATTTGCAAGTCCGAGTCGGTATACAATATTATCCAAACGCGACTCTAGGAGTTGTAGAAATATCTCCCCAGTAGCACCCTTCGTTCGCGAGGCCTCTACGAATAAATTCCGAAACTGCTTCTCACCCATATTATAGTAATAACGGAGCTTCTGTTTTTCACGTAATCTCGTTCCGTAATCGCTGGGTTTACGGCGCCTGCGTTGACCGTGATGACCAGGGGGGTACGGATGCCTCTCCATATACCGCTGAACCTTCGGAGTCTCCGTGAGGTTAACTCCCTCACGTCGACTTACCTTGACAGCAGGTCCTCTATAACGACCCATGTCGTCACTCTCCTTAAGCGCGCTTCCGCTTGCGAAGGCGGCAGCCGTTGTGCGGAATAGGGGTGTCATCAATAATGGTGCGCACGTTAACCCCTGTGGCTTGAATAGACCGGATCGCTTGTTCGCGGCCAGATCCGGTACCTCGAATAACAATATCTAGCTGACTAACGCCCATATTTTGGGCTTTCCGAGTAGCGTCAGCGGCAGCTAACTGGGCGGCATAAGGAGTTCCCTTTTTGGAACCCTTATACCCTATTGATCCGGAGGAAGACCAGGCCACCGGATTTCCGTCATTATCGGTAATGGTCACGATCGTATTGTTATAGCTAGCGTGTATATACGCCTTGCCTTCTGTTATATTGCGTCTAACACGCTTTCTTGTTTTTGCTGTGGCCATCAAATCCTCCTTTAGCTACTTCTTCGTCGGTGCACGCTTTTTGCCGGCAACCGTACGACGAGGTCCTTTGCGAGTGCGGGCGTTGGTCTTACTAGATTGACCACGTACTGGAAGTCCCCGCCGATGTCTAAGTCCTCGGTAGGACCCAATATCCATTAATCGCTTTATATTAAGCTGTTCCTCCCGACGCAGATCCCCTTCAACCCTATAGTCACTCTCTACTATCCCGCGAATCGCTGAAACCTCAGTTTCGGCTAGGTCTTGAACGCGAGTATCAGGACTTACTCCAGCCTTTTCTAGAATTACCCGAGACCGTGTAAGCCCTATACCGTATATATAAGGTAGTGCGTGTTCTACACGCTTACCTCGGGGAAGATCTACTCCTGCGATTCGTGCCATGGTTTATCCCTGCCTCTGCTTATGCTTAGGATTAGCGGAGCAGATAACATAAACTCGACCCCGCCGACGAATTACGCGACATCTGTCGCACATTGGTTTTACGGACGCACGTACTTTCATGCTATCCCCTTATCTTCGATAGACAATTCGACCCTTTTCAGGGTCGTAGGTACTGATCTCGACGACAACACGATCGCCAGGGAGAATACGGATATAATGTCGGCGCATCTTACCACCAACATGAGCTAGAAGCTCGGGTCCTGCATCTAGTTGTACCAGGAAAGTGGTATTGGGGCGAGCCTCAAGGACAACACCTTCAGCCCGAATTGTTTCCTGGTTAGTCTCTTCTTTCTTATCATCTTTACGATCTACATTCCTCCTTCTCTTAGTACTCCTACCGGGTCCTGAACGTCTACGCGCCATTAGAAGCCGGTCCTTTGCCATCAACACTAGTAACCTGATTATTTTCGCCAGCCGTTAGAATCCACGGACCATTTTCCGTAATGGCTACGGTGTGTTCGAAATGAGCGGAAAGACTACCATCAGCTGTGGGGGCCGTCCATTTGTCTTCAAGAATCCTTACTCCAGTAGCCCGTTCAGTAACCATGGGTTCGATTGCTAGAACCAATCCCGGACGCAATTGGGGACCCGTACCAGGATCTCCGAAATTAGGAAGTTCAGGAGGTTCATGATAGTCCCGCCCAATGCCATGGCCTACGAATTCCCGGACTACCCAGAATCCTGCATCCTCGACTACCCTCTGAATTGCCGCAGAAATATCGCCAAGTCGGTTACCCACTTTGGCAGCTGTTATACCGCCTAGGAGAGACTTTTGAGTGACTTCAAGCAACCGTCGCGTAGATAAATTGATTTTCCCTACAGGATATGTACAAGCCATATCTGCTAAATACCCCTGATACTTAGTCCCTATATCAACCGAAATAATGTCACCCTCCTTTAATACCTGGTGACTTGGAAAGCCATGTACAATAACATCATTAACCGAAGTACATAATGTATAAGGGAATCCGCGATACCCTTTATTTGCAGGTTTCCCACCTTGCGATGCAATCGCCTCCTCTGCTATTGAGTCCAACTCCACTGTGGAAATCCCAGGGGCAATAGCACGAGCAACAGTATCGAGAGCGCGTCGATTAATGTCCCCGGCCTGGGCCATCTTTTGTAACTCCCCTTGACCTTTAAGGATCATGACAATAACGCCTCGATGCGAGAAAGAACTTGGTCCATACCGCCATTTCCGTCAATCTCGTGCAAGTTTCCCTGAGACCGATAATAGGCCATCAGAGGTTCTGTATCTCGACGATAAATACGCATTCTTTCGGCAATTACTTCTTCAGAGTCATCGCTTCGCCCTTCCTCAGAAGCCCTGCGGAGAAGCCGGCTGATCAGTTCCTGATCGTCGACATCAAGAGAAAACACGGCATCAATCGAGACGTTATATTTAAACAAAACGTTCTTCAAAGCATCTGCTTGGCCAGGAGTACGAGGGAACCCATCGAGAAGGACCCTTAAGGGTGAGATTTTAGCAAGTTCTTCTTCAACCATCGAAACCATTAAATTGTCAGATACTAGTTCGCCCACATCCATTACTTCTTTAGCTTGGCGACCAAGCTCGGTACCCGCCTTTACATTATGACGGAGGATGTCTCCCGTAGAAATTTTCTTCAAGTGCCGCGAGGAGCACAACTGAGCAGCTTGCGTACCCTTCCCAGCTCCAGGAGGGCCCATTAAAAGGAGGACCTCGGTGGACTCAAGCTTCATCAGAACCGCCTCCCCCTTCCTCTAATTCGTCCTTTGCTAACGAATCCTTCGTAATGCCGCATCATTAACTGAGACTCGAGTTGCCTTAAAGTATCCAGCGCAACTCCCACCATAATTAGCAAGCCAATCCCGGAAAAAACGAAAGAAAGCTGTCCGGTCCATGTAAGCCACGCTAAGGCTTGGGGTAGGGCATTTACAGCACCTAGAAATAATGCTCCCCACAGCGTAATGCGGCCGGTAATCCGGGTGAGATGTTCAGTCGTTGGTTGGCCGGGCCTAACACCTGGCACGAAACCGCCATATTCCCGAAGATTCTCGCTTATTCGTCTTGGATCAAACGAAATCTGAGTATAAAAATAAGTAAACATCATGATTAGCAATGTACTAACCACCAGGCCTTGCCATTGGGCTGGATTGAACCACGCGCCTACGCTCTGTAACCATAAAATATCAGGAAAAGAACCAATTAACGTCTGCGGAAGAATGATAATTGACACTGCAAAAATGATTGGAATCACGCCCGCTGCGTTCAGCCTCAAAGGAATATAGGTGGTTTGTCCTCCTAGTACCTTTCGACCCACGACTTTTCGTGCGTATTGAACAGGAATGCGCCTCTCGGCTTGCTGCACTAAAACCATTCCAGCTACAGCCAGGATAAGCAGGATAAAGAATATAATTAAGGCGAAAATATTTCCCTCGCCCTGACTGATCAGAGAAAGTTGCTGCATAATTGCGCCGGGGAACGCCGCTACAATACCTGCATAAATTATCAGAGAAATTCCGTTTCCAACTCCATATTCACTGATTTTCTCGCCTAACCACATCACCATAGAAATACCGGCAACTTGGGTAATAACAACAATGATCCAGAAAAATGGGTCGTTATTCCAACCAAGTTTCAATGCACCGCTTGGGCCAAGTAGGGCGATAGCCAGGAAAAGAGCCTGGATGCCACCTAGTATGGTAGCTGCGTAACGAGTGTATTGGGTAATCTTCTTTCGGCCTTCCTCGCCTTCCTTAGATAGCTTCTCCAATGGAGGGTAGGTTGATGTTAAAAGTTGGAAAATAATGCTAGCCGTAATATAAGGAATAACACCAAGGGCAGCAATCGAAAAAACTTCGAAATTTCCCCCAGAAATAAAATTCAGTAGCGTAAAAATATCACCTTGGCCGAAATTTCCACCTTGGAGCGCCTCAATATCTATTCCCGGAGTAGGAATAAACACCATAAGCCGATATATAGCCAGCACCCCAATGGTTACTAGCAACTTCGCCCGGAGGTCGGGAACGACCATCGCATTGCGAAAAGCTGCCAACATTATGAATTCTCCTCACTATTGAACTCAATAAGCTCACCATCAGACCCCTTAGCGGTATCGGTTTTACTCAAACTATCGCCAACTCCTTCAGGGGCCATGCGGAGAGTACCCCCAGTTTCGGTAATTGCCAAAGCCGCTGCCTTGCTTGTTTCTTCAATTTCAACAACAAGATTCTTAACTTTAAGCTCGCCATTCCCGAGTATCTTTATTGGTAATGCGGCATTACCAATAAGACTAAGTTCGGCAAGACTTTCTGGTGTCACGGAAGCCCCATCCGCAAATCTATTGAGGTCTTCTAGGTTAACGATTTGGGTATATTCCTTAGCACGGTTAAAACCTCGTTTGGGTAGCCGTAGAATTAATCTTGAACGGCCGCCTTCCCAGCCAGCCCCCGCACTGAAACCACTACGGCTCTTTTGGCCCTTGTGGCCTCGACCTGCAGTTTTTCCTCTTCCGGAACCAGGACCCCGAGCTGTTCGCCTACGTTTCTTTTTAGAACCTGGTGAAGGTTTAAGTTCGTTAAGTTTCATCACTACTTGCCCTCGATCTCGATCAAATAGGAAATCTTATTTAACATCCCACGGACGTCCGGCGAATCCTTCACTTCTAGGGTCTGACAACGTTTACGAAACCCAAGTGCATGGGCTGTAGCTTTGTGTGACCCCCGAATGCCAATCAAACTCCTCTTGAGAGTGACCTTCATTGTGCTGCCTCACGCTCTACCTTGGACTCTTCGAACGTTCTAAGTTGACCTAAGCCATTGAGGACAGCATAGGTAACATTTGTCATATTGCGGGACCCTATTTCCTTAGTTAGGAGATTTTTGTAACCAGCTAATTCTACTATTGCTCGGGGTACACTGCCGGCTATAACACCCGTTCCTGCTCCCGCAGGTTTTAACATGACCTTACTGGTACCATGTTCACCAAGAACTTCGTGAGGCACAGTACCTGGTTCTTCAATTGGGACCTCAATCATATTACGGCGTGCTATGTTCTGACCCTTTTGAACGGCAATTGGAACTTCCTTCGCCTTACCGAGTCCAACGCCAACCCGGCCGTTTCGATCACCCATAACTACCATCGCTCCAAAACGAAATCGACGGCCTCCTTTGTATGTTTTTGCCGTCCTACGAATGTAAATTACCTTGTCTTCAAAGTCGGTAACTGCCATTAGAATTTCAGGCCTCCCTTACGAGCACCTTCAGCGAGAGCTTTTATCCGACCGTGGTAGCGATAAGAACCCCTATCAAAAACTACGCCCTCCACGCCAGCTTCTTTGGCTTGTTCTGCCAATGCCTTTCCAACCTCGAAAGCACGGTCGATGTTATTGGCACCAGTCGCGCCATTTCTACTGTTGCCTTGTACAATAGTCGTGCCTGTATTGTCATCAATGACCTGTGCATATATATAGCGCGAACTGCGGAACACACTCAGACGGTGTCGACCGGTATCGACGCGAGTCTGTATTCGCCGTCGAGTCCTAAGGGCGCGGCTTCGTCGTTGCACATTTATAGATCTCATTAACTACGCTCCCTTATCCGGCGGCGGAGACCGCTGCTTTACCTGGTTTGAGGCGAATAGTCTCGCCCTGATAACGAACACCTTTGCCATGATAAGAGTCCGGAGGGCGCACAGCTCTGATATTGGCAGCCACCTGGCCTACCGCTTGCTTATCAATCCCTGACACAATTATCCTCGTCTGTTCCGGCGCCTCAATGGACACGCCCTCAGGAGCTTCGATAAAGACTGGATGAGAAAATCCCAGTGTCAATTCCAGTCTCCGGCCTTCCAAAGAACAACGGTAACCGACGCCCTGTATCTCTAAGCTTCGAGAAAATCCTTCGCTCACGCCTTTAACTGCGTTAGCAATTAAACTGCGGGCTAAACCATGGGACGCCCGAGCATTACGATGATCGCTAGAGCGCTCGATAGTAAGAACGTCATCATCCTGCAAAACGCTTAGTTGGGAACTAATTCTTACCGTAAGGCTCCCCTTGGGACCCTTAACCGTAATCACCCCGCTATCGGCGGATACCTCAACTCCTTGAGGCAGTTCGACAGGCAATCTACCGACTCTCGACATCACCAGACCTCGCAAATCACTTCGCCACCTACGTTCTGCCGGCGAGCTTTACGGTCCGACATCAAACCTTGTGAAGTAGAAATCACAGCCACTCCGAGTCCGCCCCTAACGACCGGTACATCTTTAGCTTTAGCATAGGCGCGACGACCAGGTTTAGAAGTCCTTTGTATTGAATGAATAATAGGGGTCCGTTTGGGACCATACTTAAGTTGAATGCGTAAAATACGTTGAACCCCTTCGGTAATCTCATCAACGCTCTTGAGATAACCTTCGCTCACTAATAATTGAGCCAAGGACTTCTTTACATTACTAGCTGGCACATCAACTTTAGGCTCCGCTATCGCAATAGCATTCCTAATACGCGTCAACATATCTGCAATTGGATCCGTCAACATTTTAAAATCCCTTCTCGGGGTTGGTTTCCACGTCGTCCTCGCAGACCTCTACCCCTCGGCCTTTCCTCGTTAATTACCAACTTGCCTTAGTAACCCCAGGCAAGTATCCTTTATGGGCCATTTCCCGCATACAAATCCGACAAAGCCCGAAATCCCGCATATAAGCTCTGGGCCGACCACAACGCTGACAACGGTTACGCTGTTGACTCGAAAATTTCGGCGTCCGTTTAGCTTTAGCAATAAGAGCCTTCTTAGCCATACTCCTCCCTCCTATGCCCTAAAAGGCATCCCTAACAGATCAAGGAGGTTATATGCCTCCTCGTCACTGCTAGCACTAGTGACAATCGCGACGTCTAAACCCCTAGTCGCGTCTACTTGATCAAAGCTTACTTCAGGAAACACAATTTGTTCCTGGACCCCAAGACTATAATTACCTCGGCCATCGAAGCTATTTGGGTTTAAACCCCGGAAATCCCGAACCCTAGGTAAGGTCACATTAATTAACTTATCTAGAAAGGCCCACATCTTTACGCCCCGAAGGGTAACCTTCAAACCAATTGGCATCCCTGCTCTGATCTTAAAGTTAGAAACTGACTTTTTTGCACTTGTAATGACAGGACGTTGTAGCGTAATGGAAGCAAGCTCATTTAAAGCCTTATCCAAAACCTTTGAGTCTTCTCTAGCTTCACCAACACCCATATTCACCACGACCTTAAGTACTTTGGGAACTGCCATCCGATTAGTGTACTCATGTCGTTCTTGTAAGGTCGGTATGATACTTTCGTACAGTTTGACGATTGGCAATGTTGTCTGTGCCATCATTAGCCCCCTAGTCGTTCAGCTGAGCCCCAGATTTGCGGCTCACCCGAACCTTCTCTCCAGACTCAAGAATGGCATAACCAATTCGGGATATTTCTCCGGTTTGTGGATCTATGAGTTGGACATTAGTAGCGTTAATAGCCGCTTCCTGCTCAGTGAACCCACCTTGTGGATTTTCCTGGCTAGGCTTCTGGGTTTTACGCACTACGTTTACTCCTTCAATAACAACACGGTTACTACCATGGTTAATGGCGAGGATACGACCTTCGGCCCCTTTACTTCCGCCAGCTGTCACCTTAACGCGGTCACCGAGATTGAGCTTTATCCTTCGCATTACAAGACCTCCGAGGCGAGGGAGACAATCCTCATGAAGCGCTTATCTCGTAGCTCCCTAGCAACAGGCCCGAACACACGAGTACCCTGAGGTTCATTTTGTTGGGTGAGAAGCACGGCTGCATTGCTATCGAACCGAATGGAAGAGCCGTCTGGTCGGTTAACTTCTTTCTTAGTTCTAACTATAACTGCCCGAACAATTTCACCCTTCGCGACACCAGCCCTTGGTATGGCATCCTTAACGGATGCGACAATAACATCACCAACAGAACCAACAAACTGCTGTCCCGTACCCAAGACCCTAATACACTGGATACGCCGGGCACCTGAATTGTCCGCTACTTCTAGATAACTTTCTTGTTGAATCATACTTTTTACCCAACGGCTTTCTCAACTAGCCGGGTAACTCGGTATCGCTTGTTCCGGCTAATAGGCCGACAGGACATTATTTCTACTGTGTCTCCCTGGCCAAAGGCATTTTCTTCATCGTGCGCGGTGTACTTCCGTGAGACCGTAATCACTTTTCCGTAAATAGGGTGCTTAAACCGCCTCTCAACTCGGACAACGACAGTCTTATCCCCTTTATCGCTCACTACCCTACCCTGAACAATCTGTTTCATTCCTGAACTCCTACCCTCTCGCTACCTATCGTCAGCAATCTCGCTATTTCGCGCCGTGCCATGCGGATGCGACGGGGATTACTTAACTGTCCAACTGCAGCCTGAAAACGCAGTTCACGTAACTCTTCCCGACGTTTATTCACTTCATTCAAGATTTCGTCGTTATCGAAATTACGAACTTCATTGGGCTTCATCATAGGCCTCCCGTCTAACTACTCGTGTTCGAATTGGAAGCTTATGACTGGCAAGCCGAAATGCCTCCCGAGCCTGTTCTTCGGTTACGTTAGAGACTTCAAATAATATTCGCCCAGGTTTAACGACACTCACCCAGTACTCCACAGCACCTTTACCCTTACCCATCCGGACCTCTTGAGGCTTTCTCGTTACGGGCTTGTCGGGGAAAATCCGAATATAAATCTTCCCGCCACGTTGGAAGTAGCGACTCATTGTTATTCGACACGCTTCAATCTGATTTGACTTAATCCAAGCGGGTTCAAGAGCCACAAGTCCGTAATCACCAAAAGCCACGTAGTCCCCGCCCTTGGTAGCACCCTTCATGCGCCCGCGCATCTGTTTGCGGTACTTAACTCGCTTGGGAAGCAACACGACTACCGATCCTCCCGAGCCCGGGGCCGGTCAGTGCGGCGCCCACGCCGTCGAGCTTGTGGTCGCCGCCGACGGCGCTCATCACGCTTCTCTCTAGGCAATACAGCAGCCTTACGAGTACGCTCGCCCACAATTTCTCCATGGAATACCCAAGCTTTAATACCCACAATCCCATAGGTAGTCTTTGCTTCAGCAGTGCCGTAATCGATATTAGCTCGTAGGGTTTGCAAAGGTACGCGTCCTTCTGAATACCATTCAGACCTGGCCTGTTCTGTTCCACCCAAACGTCCTGAGCACCTAATCTTTACACCTAAGGCACCTGACTCCATTGTGCGTTGAACTGCCTGCTTCATAACCCTTCGAAAAGCGAATCGGCGCACAAGTTGCTCTGAAATGCGCTGCGCCACGAGTGGACCACTGGTGTTGGGATTGGGCACTTCTTGGACGTTTACAGCTACAGTCCCGTCAATCTGCTGGTCCAGGACACTGCGCAACGCCTTAATTGCCTCCCCGCCTCGCCCAATTACGACTCCAGGTTTAGCTGTGTGTATGGTGACAGTAATATTATGGGCAGCACGCTCTATCTCAATTCGTGCAATACCAGCGTGCCCAACGTCCTTGAAAATAGCGTTGCGAACTAACTCATCCTCTGCCAAAAGGGTAGGGTAAGCCTTACTATTGGCATACCATCTGGCAGAAGGTTCCTTATTAACCCCTAAACGAAACCCGATGGGGTTTATCTTGTTACCCACGGCGTTCCTCCCGTTCTCCAAGGGTGATTGTGACGTTACAGGTCCTCTTTCTTAGTAAATCAGCACGACCTCGAGCGCGGGGCAGAAATCTTTTTAACGTGGGGCCGTCGCCGACCTCAACCGCAGAAACAAAAAGGTTTTCCTCAAACATGTCGTGATTATTCACAGCGTTAGCCTTGGCGCTAAGCAGAAGTTTTAACATTGGCTTTGCAGAACGCCAATTAGTGAAGGTGAGAATATCCTCCGCCTGAACTATATTTCTACCCCTAATCAAGTCAGCAACGAGTCTGGTCTTTTGTGGGGTAACACGGAGTGTACCGAGAGTAGCTTTAGCTTCCACGACCTAATCCTTCCGATTACCACTGTGGCTACGAAAGGTGCGGGTGGGTGAAAATTCACCAAGCTTATGACC
Encoded here:
- a CDS encoding 30S ribosomal protein S3, with protein sequence MGNKINPIGFRLGVNKEPSARWYANSKAYPTLLAEDELVRNAIFKDVGHAGIARIEIERAAHNITVTIHTAKPGVVIGRGGEAIKALRSVLDQQIDGTVAVNVQEVPNPNTSGPLVAQRISEQLVRRFAFRRVMKQAVQRTMESGALGVKIRCSGRLGGTEQARSEWYSEGRVPLQTLRANIDYGTAEAKTTYGIVGIKAWVFHGEIVGERTRKAAVLPREKRDERRRRRPQARRRGRRTDRPRAREDR
- a CDS encoding 50S ribosomal protein L22, encoding MEAKATLGTLRVTPQKTRLVADLIRGRNIVQAEDILTFTNWRSAKPMLKLLLSAKANAVNNHDMFEENLFVSAVEVGDGPTLKRFLPRARGRADLLRKRTCNVTITLGEREERRG
- a CDS encoding 50S ribosomal protein L14 → MIQQESYLEVADNSGARRIQCIRVLGTGQQFVGSVGDVIVASVKDAIPRAGVAKGEIVRAVIVRTKKEVNRPDGSSIRFDSNAAVLLTQQNEPQGTRVFGPVARELRDKRFMRIVSLASEVL
- a CDS encoding 50S ribosomal protein L24, coding for MKLNLGDRVKVTAGGSKGAEGRILAINHGSNRVVIEGVNVVRKTQKPSQENPQGGFTEQEAAINATNVQLIDPQTGEISRIGYAILESGEKVRVSRKSGAQLND
- a CDS encoding 50S ribosomal protein L5, which codes for MAQTTLPIVKLYESIIPTLQERHEYTNRMAVPKVLKVVVNMGVGEAREDSKVLDKALNELASITLQRPVITSAKKSVSNFKIRAGMPIGLKVTLRGVKMWAFLDKLINVTLPRVRDFRGLNPNSFDGRGNYSLGVQEQIVFPEVSFDQVDATRGLDVAIVTSASSDEEAYNLLDLLGMPFRA
- a CDS encoding 30S ribosomal protein S17, with the translated sequence MKQIVQGRVVSDKGDKTVVVRVERRFKHPIYGKVITVSRKYTAHDEENAFGQGDTVEIMSCRPISRNKRYRVTRLVEKAVG
- a CDS encoding 50S ribosomal protein L16; the encoded protein is MLLPKRVKYRKQMRGRMKGATKGGDYVAFGDYGLVALEPAWIKSNQIEACRITMSRYFQRGGKIYIRIFPDKPVTRKPQEVRMGKGKGAVEYWVSVVKPGRILFEVSNVTEEQAREAFRLASHKLPIRTRVVRREAYDEAQ
- a CDS encoding 50S ribosomal protein L29 translates to MKPNEVRNFDNDEILNEVNKRREELRELRFQAAVGQLSNPRRIRMARREIARLLTIGSERVGVQE